The following nucleotide sequence is from Coffea eugenioides isolate CCC68of chromosome 3, Ceug_1.0, whole genome shotgun sequence.
NNNNNNNNNNNNNNNNNNNNNNNNNNNNNNNNNNNNNNNNNNNNNNNNNNNNNNNNNNNNNNNNNNNNNNNNNNNNNNNNNNNNNNNNNNNNNNNNNNNNNNNNNNNNNNNNNNNNNNNNNNNNNNNNNNNNNNNNNNNNNNNNNNNNNNNNNNNNNNNNNNNNNNNNNNNNNNNNNNNNNNNNNNNNNNNNNNNNNNNNNNNNNNNNNNNNNNNNNNNNNNNNNNNNNNNNNNNNNNNNNNNNNNNNNNNNNNNNNNNNNNNNNNNNNNNNNNNNNNNNNNNNNNNNNNNNNNNNNNNNNNNNNNNNNNNNNNNNNNNNNNNNNNNNNNNNNNNNNNNNNNNNNNNNNNNNNNNNNNNNNNNNNNNNNNNNNNNNNNNNNNNNNNNNNNNNNNNNNNNNNNNNNNNNNNNNNNNNNNNNNNNNNNNNNNNNNNNNNNNNNNNNNNNNNNNNNNNNNNNNNNNNNNNNNNNNNNNNNNNNNNNNNNNNNNNNNNNNNNNNNNNNNNNNNNNNNNNNNNNNNNNNNNNNNNNNNNNNNNNNNNNNNNNNNNNNNNNNNNNNNNNNNNNNNNNNNNNNNNNNNNNNNNNNNNNNNNNNNNNNNNNNNNNNNNNNNNNNNNNNNNNNNNNNNNNNNNNNNNNNNNNNNNNNNNNNNNNNNNNNNNNNNNNNNNNNNNNNNNNNNNNNNNNNNNNNNNNNNNNNNNNNNNNNNNNNNNNNNNNNNNNNNNNNNNNNNNNNNCAATACGCATCTGTCTAATCACCTGTATTTAGATATGTGTTAATAATTCATTGACCAATTTGTATTTAAAATTCtcatatatatgttttcaatcaatttttaaaatttttatttaaaagaaaaaaaattgaaataaaaactcatgcttattttacttttataacAATACTTAAACTTGCTCAACAtctataataatttattatgtCTTTTAAAAGTATGTTgctttcctcccttttttttattgttgttcTCTGATTGCTACTTATTTCTATTTGTTAATAGTTCGTGTACCCAGAAtagaattttaaatttgttctaATTGCATTCTTTTACATTTCTTAATTCCTCACCAATATTATAATACAACAAATTATATGTCTCTTAATTACATTTTTTAGCATAATATAATCTagcattcaataatttaaatataCAGAATATTACAACTTACAATAGAGCAAATACAAATAGTAAAAGTGTTAAATAAGTTGTGACAAAAATAAGTTTCAATCAATTAATGGTGTTAAAAAGTATAAagcaaacaaatttttttagctaatctatttaaatgtacaatttattatctaaaattCGCAATACAAACAACATaaaatattattgtatttatgATGTATTTTCAAGGAGTTTTAGAAGTGAGTGTGGGTTTGTGTGTGTGAAAGTGTGTTAGTGTGCgaaaatatatttatgcatttgaaaatgtatttatgtatgtaaaaaaaatctttttgtaTGTGTAAATGTATAAGAGAGAATTTATATATCACAatttattaattaatatattgagTCATATTTGGGTCATGGGTTTGAAATGACCCAATATGATCCAACCCAAAATCAATCCAATCTAAAGTGAAGCGGGTTGGATAAATCCCATTTAAGTGAAAACCTAATATCAACCCTTCCAACCCGATCAATTGCCAAGTATACTATCGAGTATTGAACTTTTGGTCAGTTAAGTCAAGTTTACACTGTTTTGTTTGtctaagggtctgtttgataacataaaataGTGCTGAAACTGAAccttttcagacattcagatgttttgagtgtttgataaatgaaaatccatcTGCTGAATTTGTTAAGCAGTGctgaacttgtgtgtatttttttcagcacaagaattcTAACtaaatgcttaattctgataagaatcaatagaattatttcaactatcttatcttatctaccaaatctatcattgtttgttaattatattcaaaattcttatctaattaaacaacatgATATTTTCTATCTAACGGTTTtctgtttctcttttctccctttttaatgactttcattTTTTCTCCATACtccttatataatatatttcatcttttatattaatttgatttaaaaataaatattatcattttcatacctaacaattttaagctAATTAAATTGTAGGTTctattttttgaatgaaaagatataagggcaaaattgtcaaattaaacttattaagcattcagttataaatatttatcaaacagcaTAAATAAGTTTAACATTAAAATTCaaacattcatatatttcttttcagtgcttaaaattcagcgaATTAATTGTTTcggtattcagatttcagaattcagaattcagacttcagaattcagacttcagaattatcaaacggaacctaagACTAGTACAGTCGATTCTTATTCCAGATTTGAAGTATATTATCTCCTGGATACCATCCACTATTACTTTGATTTCCTTGAAAACTTTATACTCAAGTGGACTCGGCATCTACAATTTTTAGTGATAGTGACCGCTGTGCAATGGATGGAGTAACACATAAAAAATCACTTCGAAAGGATAAGATTAGGATCATTCTAGGTTTTGGCTAAAACTTCCATTCTATGTTTTGAAACTCAAACCAAGAAGCGACTCGATTGAAATCGGAGATTAGGAGTCAATAAGTTCGATCAGTTAACTCAAGAGTCAAATCGGATGATATCATAAATACgtcataaatatatattaatgatatataatgaaaataatatataaaaGTTCCCTTTAACTTAGTGGTTTACAACTTTACAGAGTTATTTGATGAGTTTAGATTTAGTCCAAAGGGACTCTAgttaaataattttaaaagctataaGTAGAAATGTAATTTAGAAAATGTGAGGGGTTAGTTTTACACTTTGCTAAAACTACAAGGGTCAAAACACAACTATAAAAAAGTTTTAGGGTATCCAAAGCAAATGAATTTCAAACTAACTCCTTGCTGTTTTCTGTGTTGCGGCCGTCATTTACTATAGTATAATCTATACGTCAATTTCTTgttaaataattttaaaagctataaGTAGAAATGTAATTTAGAAAATGTGAGGGGTTAGTTTTACACGTTGCTAAAACTACAAGGGTCAAAACACAACTATAAAAAAGTTTTAGGGTATCCAAAGCAAATGAATTTCAAACCTAACTCCTTGCTGTTTTCTTTGTTGCGGCCGTCATTTACTATAGTATAATCTATACGTCAATTTCTTGTTCTCTGACCAAAGCCTTTTGGTTTTTATTAGTAATTTTGATTCATGGCTTTTGAGAAAGAAACCACGACGAGAATCAGCCGCGAAATAAGGAGGAGTGTGGTCCAGATACTGCTGTGAAGAATGGTGgagaaggggaaaaagaagtTGCTGAAGAAAGAGGCCATCActtgctttgcttttttttcttttttgtcttttttcttcttctttctctagATTACACCATagctctttcttttcttttatcacACAATAAACACACATGAAAACTCTcttttctcttcccttttttgctcttttcttttattttcccccTTCTTTCTCTTATTTGATTGCAAATGTTCAACAAATTAGTTGCATGAGAAATGGGTTTAAAGAATTTAGATAATGGAATTTTTCTTGCAATTTGGTTTATAATTTGATTTTAGATTAGTTCTTTGCTGCTAGCCAAATATCAAAGGAAGATAAGGGGTAAAAAAGTCATCACAATATGAGAATGGAAAAAATCAGGTTTTGTCCATTTTCACCTGTTTCCGCTCAAATCTGATTTTGATAGGATTTGACCGAATTTTTGAGATGCAATTTTTTACGATTGAATGTCTATTTAAAAACATCACTTCCAAGACCATAGTACgaagattttctcaaatttttggTCATACAATTGTGCAAAAAAAATCCCACATCAATTAGCCAAAAAATCTTTGGATTAGAGATGACCCTGGTCGTGAAACTAATTAAGTAAACAAAATCCGCTGCATACTATTCACATCATTTTCTGTATAGTTAGATCCGATCAAATATTTGGTTTGGATAGAAGATTGAATTCGTCATATGCgttattgaaaattttttgtattataTTGGTTAATCAAGTATAACCCCAAAAAAGCAGCAATCTAGTGTTTAATTGATGTACAAATAATCCAACAAAAAGTATCCATGATTTCGTTGTTAGTTTGAAATACTTGCTAATTTGGATAgcctttttttggaaaaaaaaaattttcttttctttatcgcTTCATGAACATGTTTTCAATTATTTACATTTCTAGTGATTTGTTATCAGCTTATTCAATGTAAATTACATTACAAAACCTGGTATAGTATCATTCTAAAAAGGTTTTCAAAATAATCTCAATGTTAACATTACTCAACTTTTTAGTGAAAAATAAGTAAACCTGCTTCATAATGCATGAGAATATTTTGCCATCACATCAGAAGTGCTCATGCAAGAGACACAATTACATAGGTGCATATTACATGATCACTCATCAAGCTGTTATTTCTATTTCACACTACAAACTACTGAGGCTGTTTAAGCATTGATGGGTAATCACGACCTAGCTTTATTAGTTCGCAGTCTCTGCATCAACAGCTTCATCAGGATGTCCACCATGGCCGCCACCACCACGTCCTCCATAGCCGCCACCGCGTCCTCCATAGCCACCACCACCACGTCCTCCATAGCCACCACCAGGATACCCTCCATATCCACCCCCGTGATATCCTCCATAACCACCACGGCCGCCACCGCCACGTCCGCCATAGCCACCACCCGGGTACCCTCCATATCCGCCCCCATGATATCCTCCATGACCTCCTCCTGGATAGCCCCCATATCCACCACCGCGGTACCCTCCATATCCTCCTCCACGGTACCCTCCGTAGCCATCAGTCTCAACTGCATTAGctgcaaagaagaaaaatacgGCGTAGGCGTTAGTTACCGTAATCGCAATTCTGAAATGTAAGGTTTGGACCGAATTGTCCACACTTTTTTAGGCAGCATATCAAGAAACATCGTAATCATTTGAACATTTATCTGTGTCAAGTTAGTATCGTACAAATATCCTTAAAATGGATTATTACTACTAACTAATGGCTAGTTTTACCATAGTGAATCAcagtttcaaaatttcaataaaAAGTATGTTTTATGCATAGAGAAGTACTAGtgtaaaatttattttgacaCAACAAGTACAGGAAAATGATCCAGTTGCACTATACTCCAAGCCCCACGTTGGGAAAGGCTTAACAATTGCATGTACACCATGCTAAGGTGTATGTACACCTCAGCTATGTAGCTTTTCTACTCCGACGCTTCACATGCACGACCAAAATCTATTTGAAATGTTAAACTGTGTAGTCCAAAATTTTATGATCCATATAAatttggaaagagaaaaaatgataaaatttgaaCTAGAGAATAAATTCTTACAATTGTCAACAGACGTGGAAGTCTCAGCCAATTCTCTAGCAGCAACCTCTGAGGTAATCATTAAAGCTATAGCCAaggaaatgaaaaggaaaagaagtgtCTTTGAACCCATTTTTTGCTCAGGGAAAACTTATGTATTGAAAAACTGGTTTTTGGAAGGATGAGAAAGCTGGTATAGAGTGgtctctatttataggaaaatCTTTGCCACATTTCTGTCAAAAGGGTCGGGGAGTCGGCCCACCAGGTAGTTGGACGATGAAGAGATGATTGTTTGCACTTGGTAGAAAGTCCATATTATCATAAATTACAGTCCCTTTAGTGAAAGTTATGAAATAGAAAGATGTACCTAAAAGCGTTTATTCCAATTTCTACATGTTTTAAAGACACATAGACTTCGAGAACTATGGAGAGGATAATGATCATGTCCAATATTCAACAATATGTCCAAGTATTGTTGACAATTTGGACTCTGCTGATTACTTCGATCGATTATGATTATTCCAAATTGATTAAATtgtcaaactcttttttttttggaagaagaagaaaagaaacaaggaagAACATGCCAAACTTTGCAATAGTTCCAagagaggtatgattggaaggcTATTTAATTATGTTACGTTTTGCATTACAAAAACATGTTTTGTGGTAAACCCCGGCCCTTCCGATTCATAAATGCTTGGGCTGAACATGAGGAATTCTTGGGGATGGTGAGGAAATCCTAGGAGCAAGAGTGCATGAGACCGCCATTGCACGTCCTATGCTCGAAGCTACAACGGTTAAGGAAGTGTATTCAACCCTGGAATAGGGTAAGAGTAGGTAATTTCACTGCCAATATTCGGGAGGCTGGGGCAGAGGTGGCACGACTGGAGCAAGCTATGGAGGACGGGGGCACGGATGAAGCTCAGGTGTGTCTACAACAGGCCCAGGCTCATCTTAGTCGAGCTCTAAGTATGGAGGAATCCTTGTGAAAGCAGCGGTCTAGGGTCAAATGGTTGCAATTAAGTGACAGGAACACAAAGTTTTTCCACTCGGTGGTGAAACAACGCCGTATGCAGGCAGTAATTCATGGGATACAAGACTGTAATCAGGAGTGGGTGACTGAGGATGAGCTTGTAGGAGCGGAAGCAGTTAGGTATTTCTCCGTACTCTTCTCAAAGGAGGAGGATTCCTTCTCATCTGCGACTCTTGGGGTCATCCCATGCTTACTTTCGGAGGCAAACAATGTGGTCTTACAAGAAGTTCCATCCATAGAAGAAGTTCGCCAGGTGATTTTTGAGATGGACGGGGATAGTACTGCTGGGCCTGATGGTTTTACTGGAAAATTTTTCACCTCCTCTTGGGACATAATTGGGGAAGATGTATATCGCGCTGTACAAAGTTTTTTTTGTGGGGAGGAATTGCCCAGGCGAGTGACTGCTACTTCTCTAGTTTTGCTGGCCAAGGTTGCACGTCCTAAGGATTTTTCTGAGTTCCATCCGATCAGCTTGTGTAATTTTGTCAACAAGATTATCTCTAAGCTTCTGGCCAATCGTCTTGCTTCTGTCCTCCCCAAGATAATTTCGGAGAACCAAAGTGGATTCGTCCGGGGACGATTGATATCTGACAATTATTTGTTAGCTCAGGAATTGGTCTCTTCGATTGGCCGGGCTGCAAGGGGAGGTAACGTTGCTTTGAAGCTAGATATGATGAAAGCTTATGATCGGGTTGTGTGGCCTTTTTTGATCAATGTGCTCAGAGCGTTTGGATTCGGAGAGCGGTGGATAGATATGGTTTGGAGGTTAATATCAAATGTCTGGTTTTCAGTGGTGGTAAATGGGTCGTCGTACGGTTTTTTAAATCAACCCGGGGGTTTCGTCAAGGGGACCCCCTTTCTCCTGCGCTATTTATCATTGGGGCTGAGGTGTTATTGAGGTCGCTAAATAATTTGCAGAGTCATCGGGGGTTTCAGGGGTTTCATGTCCCCAGGGGATGTCCTCAAGTGTCTCACTTGGGGTACGCCGATGATGTGTTGATCTTCTCCAGTGCCTCGATGAAATCCTTGAAGCTAGTGAAGCAGGTATTAACTGATTATGAGGCGGTTTCCGGGCAAAGAATCAATGCAAGGAAGAGCTGTTTCTTGGTGCACCCGACGGTTTCTCCGTCCAAGAGATTGGGAATTCAGAGGGTAACGGGGTTCTCGTATAAGCCGTTCCCGATTAAGTACCTCGGTTTTCCTCTTTATTGTGGGCGGTGAAAGAAGGATTTTTTTGGGGGGTTGTGTCATGCCGTCATTCTACGGGTGTTATCCTGGCAGAATAGGTTGTTGTCGCAGGGTGGGAGGATTGTGTTGTTGAAACATGTCCTTTCTGCTATGCCGATGTACCTGTTGATGACGGCTTCGCCCCCCAAAGCTATTTTCAAGCAGCTGGAAGgtattttttctaatttcctGTGGGGGTCGACTGACGAAGGTCCCAAACACCATTGGATTCGGTGGAAAGATTTGTGTGTTTCGCGCGAAGAAGGGAGGGTTGGCTTCCGTCTACTAGAGGATATTCATAGGGCCTTCTCCATCAAATTATGGTGGAATTTTCGTTCCAAGTCGTCCTTGTGGGCCTCATTTATGCATGCAAAGTTTTGCCGGGTAGCGCACCCCAACCTGGTATTTTCTGAGAAGGGCTTAGAGGGGTGGAGAAGGATGGTGAAAGTCCGAGCCTTGGCGGAGAGGCACATTGGATGGATCATCTGGTCCGGGAGTTCTAATTTTTGGTTTGACAATTGGCTAGGTATTGGGGGGTTGGCGGATCAGTTGGATAGCGTGTCGGACCACAAGGTGGCGGAATTTGTGCAAGGCGGTTCTTGGGAAGTCCGCAGGATTTCACAATGGGTACCTCTGGATATAGTTGCAGAGATTGGCCGAATGCACCCACCTGTTGGGTCGCTTCCTGATCTAATGGTTTGACGACCGGAGCCATCGGGTCATTTTATGCTCAAGACGGCTTTCTCCTTGGTCCAGCATCATTCTACGCCTTCGCCGCTATTCAATCGCATTTGGCATCCAGGGGTGCCGTTGAGGGTTTCGTTTTTCCTCTTGCGCCTGCTGTGGGATCGCCTCCCCTTGGATTGTTCCGTATGGAAGTTGGGGATTCAGGGACCTTCACGATGTTCGTGCTGCCTATCTCCTGAGATTGAGACGACGAAGTATTTGTTTGGTCATAGGGTGTTGGCACAGTATGTGTGGAGGTTCTTTGGGGCTCCGGTTGGAGTAGGTTGGTCAGGGTCTTCGTTTCGCGTATGTATGGCAGCCTGGTGGGAGGGATGGCAACGGAATAAACTTTTGAGGTTTGTCCATCAGGTTGTCCCTTTGATGATCTGCTGGCATCTCTGGAAGGCTCGCAACGGTATGAAGTACGAGGGCAAGAGGATTGTAGGGGCACAGGTATGTCAATTGATCTTCTCAGAGATGCTACAGTTGTTCAGGATCCAGTTTCCGGACTGCCGGGTTCCGTCGTGGTCGTGGATCCAGTTCCATTTGGCCATATCAACATGGAAACCGGCGGTTTCACATAGGTTGGTGAAATGGGTGCGACCTTTCCATGGAAGTCTAAAGCTTAACACGAACGGTTGTTCGAAGGGTAACCCTGGCTTGAGTGGAGGAGGGCGGGTGCTGCGTGATGGGGGGGGAGGATGGTGCTGGCATTTTCCTGTAGTTTCGGTTTGGCTTCGAGCATGCAGACTGAGGCCCGCACCCTGTTGTTTGGGGTCAAGTTGTGTCTCTAGAGGGGCATCGATACCTTGGACGTTGAACTGGACTCGTTGGTTTTAGTTCGTATCTTGAATCGCTTAGTACATTGCCCATGGGGCATTCACACGGAGGTGCAGCAATTGATGGGGGTGGCGCATCATTTTCCTCAGATTCTTCACTGTTACCGTCAGGCGAACTAGGTCGCGGATATATTGGCAAATTCTGGTTGTCAGCAGGCCCGTGACGATATATATTTGGCAGCTTCGGATTTGCCCCGTTTAGCGCGAGGAGCTTTATTTCTAGATAGGCTAGGAGTGCCATCCCTCCGCTAGGTTTTTAAGCATGGGCGCTTGTAACTTTGGCTTTTTCCGTTTAATAAGATAatcttttgtttaaaaaaaaaactaattgtGTATTCTTTTTATTCTTTAAGTTTTGCCCATACATTAAATACTTCTAAATAGGGGAGATTTTAGCGTTCCATTTAGATTTCATACTGACCCCAAGTTAAATATATCATTGGATAATGAAATAAGTAATTTGGACATTTAGATTGCAACAAtttaaataattcaaaatatAGCTAATTTTCATTCTTGAGATATTCAAATTGAAGGAATAATTCCCTAAAGGAATCATAGAATTTTCCCTAAA
It contains:
- the LOC113764758 gene encoding glycine-rich RNA-binding protein 2-like, with protein sequence MGSKTLLFLFISLAIALMITSEVAARELAETSTSVDNSNAVETDGYGGYRGGGYGGYRGGGYGGYPGGGHGGYHGGGYGGYPGGGYGGRGGGGRGGYGGYHGGGYGGYPGGGYGGRGGGGYGGRGGGYGGRGGGGHGGHPDEAVDAETAN